In Nicotiana tabacum cultivar K326 chromosome 17, ASM71507v2, whole genome shotgun sequence, one DNA window encodes the following:
- the LOC107774656 gene encoding zingipain-2-like gives MGSLAFIPIGERPFAVDIQTLANHFIFFLYVYIKIIEFREHNRACFFNTSGLHILITGCCWAFSAVAAIEGAYQIANNELMSLSEQELLDCTTQNNGCNGGLMTRAYDFLLQNGGGITTETNYPYQQIQSVCSTEQLSSPAVKISGYKVVEPSESALLQAVANQPISVGIAANREFHLYGSGVYVYKSGIYDGSCYPQLNHAVTVIGYGTSEDGTNYWLIKNSWGTTWGEEGYMKIVRDVGVEDGHCGIAQIASFPTV, from the exons atgggtagccttgcattcattcctattgGTGAAAGGCCTTTTGCAGTTGATATTCAGACCCTGGCCAATCatttt atattttttttatatgtgtatataaaaattattgaattccgtgAACACAATAGAGCATGTTTTTTTAACACGAGTGGCTTACATATCTTGATTACAGGATGTTGTTGGGCATTTTCAGCGGTGGCAGCTATAGAAGGAGCATATCAGATTGCAAACAATGAACTAATGTCACTTTCGGAGCAAGAACTTCTGGATTGTACTACCCAGAATAATGGTTGTAATGGTGGACTAATGACACGAGCCTACGACTTCTTACTTCAAAATGGTGGCGGCATCACCACCGAGACTAATTATCCTTATCAACAAATTCAAAGCGTTTGCAGCACAGAACAATTATCCTCACCAGCAGTGAAAATCAGTGGTTATAAAGTAGTAGAACCAAGCGAGTCCGCGTTACTGCAAGCAGTAGCTAATCAACCAATATCTGTTGGTATTGCTGCTAATAGGGAGTTTCATTTGTATGGAAGTGGAGTATATGTGTATAAAAGTGGAATATATGATGGGAGTTGTTACCCTCAGCTGAATCATGCAGTCACAGTGATAGGTTATGGAACAAGTGAAGATGGTACAAATTATTGGCTAATCAAGAACTCATGGGGGACTACTTGGGGTGAGGAAGGATACATGAAAATTGTTAGAGATGTTGGTGTTGAAGATGGCCATTGTGGCATTGCCCAGATTGCTTCTTTCCCAACTGTTTGA
- the LOC107774651 gene encoding senescence-specific cysteine protease SAG39 produces MAFNFCLKIGLVLFSILNLCSFKVTSRDLQEASMQERHEKWIVRHGREYKDEIEKERHFRIFKENVEFIESFNQNGTQRYKLAINKYADLTTEDFLASYTGLDTSFQQKSNATTSFKYDSQLADIPLSMDWRKSGSVTGVKDQGQCGCCWAFSAVAAIEGAYQIANNELISLSEQELLDCTTQNNGCNGGLMTRAYDFLLQNGGGITTETNYPYQQIQSVCSTEQLSSPAVKISGYKVVEPSESALLQAVANQPISVGIAANREFHLYGSGVYVYKSGIYDGSCYPQLNHAVTVIGYGTSEDGTNYWLIKNSWGTTWGEEGYMKIVRDVGVEGGHCGIAQIASFPTV; encoded by the exons ATGGCTttcaatttttgccttaaaattggTCTTGTCCTTTTTTCCATTCTTAATCTATGTTCTTTCAAAGTTACATCCCGTGACCTACAAGAAGCATCCATGCAGGAAAGGCATGAGAAATGGATAGTTCGTCATGGTCGTGAATACAAAGATGAGATAGAAAAAGAACGCCATTTCAGAATATTTAAGGAAAACGTTGAGTTCATCGAATCATTCAATCAGAATGGAACTCAACGTTATAAGTTAGCCATCAATAAATATGCTGATCTCACCACTGAGGACTTTCTGGCATCATATACGGGGCTTGACACTTCATTCCAGCAAAAATCAAATGCTACAACGTCCTTTAAATATGATAGCCAGCTGGCTGATATTCCTCTTAGCATGGACTGGAGAAAGAGCGGCAGTGTAACAGGAGTCAAGGATCAAGGTCAATGTG GATGTTGTTGGGCATTTTCAGCGGTGGCAGCTATAGAAGGAGCATATCAGATTGCAAACAATGAACTAATCTCACTTTCGGAGCAAGAACTTCTGGATTGTACTACCCAGAATAATGGTTGTAATGGTGGACTAATGACACGAGCCTACGACTTCTTACTTCAAAATGGTGGCGGCATCACCACCGAGACTAATTATCCTTATCAACAAATTCAAAGCGTTTGCAGCACAGAACAATTATCCTCACCAGCAGTGAAAATCAGTGGTTATAAAGTAGTAGAACCAAGCGAGTCCGCGTTACTGCAAGCAGTAGCTAATCAACCAATATCTGTTGGTATTGCTGCTAATAGGGAGTTTCATTTGTATGGAAGTGGAGTATATGTGTATAAAAGTGGAATATATGATGGGAGTTGTTACCCTCAGCTGAATCATGCAGTCACAGTGATAGGTTATGGAACAAGTGAAGATGGTACAAATTATTGGCTAATCAAGAACTCATGGGGGACTACTTGGGGTGAGGAAGGATACATGAAAATTGTTAGAGATGTTGGTGTTGAAGGTGGCCATTGTGGCATTGCCCAGATTGCTTCTTTCCCAACTGTTTGA